The Citrus sinensis cultivar Valencia sweet orange chromosome 4, DVS_A1.0, whole genome shotgun sequence DNA segment AATGATAGCAATAAACGGATAGCTGAAGCCAACAAAAAGCGTAGGATCAGGCAGGAAGGTGTTGCTGAAGATGATCATGCTACTACTGCTGATGGACAGATTGTTAAGTACCAACCTTCTATGAACGAGGCAGCAAAATCAATGCTTAGGAAGATTATAAAAATGGAGAGTTCTCAGCTAGAATCTTTTAACAACAATCATGATAACTACCTGATTGGAGATGGTGCATCGTCATCTAATACTGGAAGCACTTCAAGCCGTATGTCAGGAGTAACTCTTCAAGAAGTCCCCCAAACTTCAGGACCTTATGCGCCAGCAGCTTCTGGGATATTAGCGGATGGTCCATCAGCTGCTGCAACCGAAAGGCAATCCTCTTCACGTTCCACAGCTTCTGAAAAGACTACAACAGATCAGTTTCCAGATATTAATTTGCTGGTAGCGGCACAAGAAGCAACCTCTCTTCCTATTTCAGAGTCTGACGTAATCATGCCTGATCTCGCTCAGATTCCAGAAATAATGCCCGAAAGTATGGATGGTATTCCTGCAGAAAGTTTCATTGGATCCAGGATGGAGAATGGAGGATATGTTGATCCCACTTCATTGATAGTGAATGGTTCAGTGCCTATAGAAATTGATGACATTTCAACTGATGCTGATATTGATGCTTTGCTAGAGAGTTCTGGCTTATGGGATATTGTACACAGTCCAGTTCCCGAGGACATTGAATCAACCTCGGTGGATGTCAAAACTGTGGGAAATGAAATGCAGGCAATAGAGAACGGATGGAACAAAGTCCAGAGTATGGATCAGCTCACGGAACAAATGGGTCTTCTTAACTCGGAGACAAAAGAGGTCTGATTTAAAATGCTAAATGTACCACTGGTTCTATTATCATCTGAGGGTCAGAAAATAGAgggaaaaggggaaaaaaattgacagTTCATGATCTACTTATTTGGTCGATGAAAACAGCTAATTCCTTCTGTAGTATCTCTTCAGCCTGGGTCTGTCGCAATCACATTGAAGCACCCAATTTAGTGCCCCCCTCCTCTCTGGTATTTGGATGCTGCCCCAAGATT contains these protein-coding regions:
- the LOC102624148 gene encoding heat shock factor protein HSF8-like isoform X1 encodes the protein MDGAANRGGGAGDPSATGGGGTPPSQPTPVQNATNAPPPFLSKTYDMVDDLATDSIVSWSPTSNSFVVWNPPEFARDLLPKYFKHNNFSSFVRQLNTYGFRKVDPDRWEFANEGFLRGQKHLLRSISRRKPAHGHGHQQSHQQNAQSSSVGACVEVGKFGLEEEVERLKRDKNVLMQELVRLRQQQQATDSQLQTMVQRLQGMEQRHQQMMAFLAKAVQSPGFLAQFVQQQNDSNKRIAEANKKRRIRQEGVAEDDHATTADGQIVKYQPSMNEAAKSMLRKIIKMESSQLESFNNNHDNYLIGDGASSSNTGSTSSRMSGVTLQEVPQTSGPYAPAASGILADGPSAAATERQSSSRSTASEKTTTDQFPDINLLVAAQEATSLPISESDVIMPDLAQIPEIMPESMDGIPAESFIGSRMENGGYVDPTSLIVNGSVPIEIDDISTDADIDALLESSGLWDIVHSPVPEDIESTSVDVKTVGNEMQAIENGWNKVQSMDQLTEQMGLLNSETKEV
- the LOC102624148 gene encoding heat shock factor protein HSF8-like isoform X3, encoding MEQKGEMGKEFKSQVYHNLISKGFRKVDPDRWEFANEGFLRGQKHLLRSISRRKPAHGHGHQQSHQQNAQSSSVGACVEVGKFGLEEEVERLKRDKNVLMQELVRLRQQQQATDSQLQTMVQRLQGMEQRHQQMMAFLAKAVQSPGFLAQFVQQQNDSNKRIAEANKKRRIRQEGVAEDDHATTADGQIVKYQPSMNEAAKSMLRKIIKMESSQLESFNNNHDNYLIGDGASSSNTGSTSSRMSGVTLQEVPQTSGPYAPAASGILADGPSAAATERQSSSRSTASEKTTTDQFPDINLLVAAQEATSLPISESDVIMPDLAQIPEIMPESMDGIPAESFIGSRMENGGYVDPTSLIVNGSVPIEIDDISTDADIDALLESSGLWDIVHSPVPEDIESTSVDVKTVGNEMQAIENGWNKVQSMDQLTEQMGLLNSETKEV
- the LOC102624148 gene encoding heat shock factor protein HSF8-like isoform X2 — its product is MEQKGEMGKEFKSQVYHNLISKNGGKRILFPFPPLFLLTEHQGFRKVDPDRWEFANEGFLRGQKHLLRSISRRKPAHGHGHQQSHQQNAQSSSVGACVEVGKFGLEEEVERLKRDKNVLMQELVRLRQQQQATDSQLQTMVQRLQGMEQRHQQMMAFLAKAVQSPGFLAQFVQQQNDSNKRIAEANKKRRIRQEGVAEDDHATTADGQIVKYQPSMNEAAKSMLRKIIKMESSQLESFNNNHDNYLIGDGASSSNTGSTSSRMSGVTLQEVPQTSGPYAPAASGILADGPSAAATERQSSSRSTASEKTTTDQFPDINLLVAAQEATSLPISESDVIMPDLAQIPEIMPESMDGIPAESFIGSRMENGGYVDPTSLIVNGSVPIEIDDISTDADIDALLESSGLWDIVHSPVPEDIESTSVDVKTVGNEMQAIENGWNKVQSMDQLTEQMGLLNSETKEV